From Manihot esculenta cultivar AM560-2 chromosome 18, M.esculenta_v8, whole genome shotgun sequence:
gcAATCTAATCTAATTATCTAATCTAGTTCTAATAAAACTAGTATGATCTAATTTAATCATTTAACCTAATCATACTAAAatgtaacttttaaaattttgaattatttgaatttcaatattctatttttcttttttaataaaattttaatttcttttttatattttgattagttaacttaattatattttttaatcataatttaatttattcatgtaACCTAATTCTATTCAAACAAACATCGTTCTAATCTAATCATCTAACcttttaaactaaatttttagaattttttgaattatatatatatatatatatatatataagcaattcaaaattttttttatttacactCACATGTTTAGTCTAGTAATACatctgagtaaatttgagaaatCTCATGTTCTACTCTCCCAATtttcacttaaaaaaaaatattcttttatttagcattctattttttgtgattttatttttttaattatattttataattttctttgtaGTAAATGCAGTTGAAACATTTTATCCAAGACTTcaagttaaaaaagaaaattttctaaatttattttcttctcctcctcctttatATAAgtcattatttttttctattatttttgtaactttttttttctatgtAAGTTATTCTTTTTATCTCttattatttatgtaatttatttttctcattaaattgaatttttttaatcatttattaagGTTTCTAGAGatattaatttcaatataattttataagtatcTGCATATAATACGAAAATTAAACTAGTATATGTATAAAGTTGATatctaaaaatatattgataagaAATTGTTAAGTGTcacaattaacaattgttaaATATATTGATAAGACAACTGCGGAGTATGACCCAACCGAGAAGAATGGGCATTtcaaatttgagaagagaattTCGATATGTAAgatatgaaaatttataatttagagcAATTTtgccttttaattaattttttaaatatttttatagttttacttatgaagattttatttatattataaatagtctcacTTGACTATTAgaaaatcattttataatttttgaaaaatttcaataaaactgTAGGTTTTCGgcttatattttctcttatattatcctaatcaaataatattaattaaaatttcagacgAAATCTAAttagtattttattaaatttctaataaattCAGTTTAATACGCTGAAAGAATGAgtttagttattattattatttttaaatggaaTGCGTTTATTTATATTAACTATACTTTTATCTGCatgaatgaataaaattttagtttaatgatttttaatataattttttatgtcaAATTTTTTGTCACAACTCACATAAGAGAAGATGAACTtgtgataatttttattaaacccATTTTAAAATACACTCATTTTttgtgttttaatttttttattataatgtaaaattaaaaagtatcactttaataattttataataattttaattctatataattattcacatcgaaaaaatatataatatttgttaattagattatatagatatattttttaaaaattgtcaAATTAATAAACAACATTGTGAGTATAAACTTTTTACATAATCTGTTGTTATGAAATAATTGCTATATAAATATGGGTGAAAGtgattttcttttattgttcaAATATCTTGTTATGTGGTGTTTatccaatttttataaatataattttagtaatttattttttattagaataaaaaataaactatctCACAATGTTGTTTATTAATttgacaattttttaaaaatatatctatataatctaattaataaatattatatattttttcgatgtgaataattatatagaataaatatatataattgattaaaattattataaaaattattaaagtgatactttttaattttacattataataaaaaaattaaaacacaaAAAATGAGTGTATTTTAAAATgggtttaataaaaattatcacaAGTTCATCTTCTCTTATGTGAGTTGTGACAAAAAATTTGATatagaaaattatataaaatatcatcaaactaaaattttatttaatttaaataattataaaaaattaataaatataaataattaaaatataataaatataataataatttaaaaaatttaaaatctatatAAGGTGCAGACAAACGAATAGTTAATATAAATAAACTTATTCTTTCAGCGTACTAAGCTGAATTTATTAGAAATCAGAAAACCCCACATAGAATCCTTCATTACAGTTTTTATGCTCAGTCTAAGATGTTACTTTAAATTGTTAGAATAAGGACACAGACTTTCTTTGATTAGAattttatgtgtttgtgtttgtGGAAGCTCACCTCTATGCTCCATGATCTTGACATTTGGGATGTGTTGCAACTTTGAATGATCTATGCTTTCTACATCTATAAGCCTTGAAGAAAAGTTTGATAACCACAAAGTTTGAAGATTGATAAGGAATTCAATACCTTGAGGCACTGCATTTAACGCAAAGCAAGAATCGATCCACAATTTTTGAATATCTGGCATAACTCCCTTCTCTATAATTATTCCTTTCAGCTGAGGAAAATTAACCAACAATAACTCTTTAAGCTTATCAAAGCCACTGTAGAAATGTAGACTTTCTCCCACGAAGGAATTAATTAGATAAAGACATCCCAAATTAGGTAGTGCGGCAACTTGAGGGAGTAGATCTTCCTtgagcaatttttcaaatcatgtataatataaaaaatatttttaaaatcatgcaggatccgaaaatattttcggatcctgtgtGTCAACGCTGATAGTTCGCCAGTCATACTGGCGAACATTCTTGTTCGGCACTTATGTTGCCGAAGAATGAAAAGTTCGGCACCATGGGTGCCGAACTACGCTTGTTCGGCAATATGAGTGCCGAACAAGCCTCATTTGTGCCACCGAAGCAACGAAGCTGCTCCCGTGGCTCTCCCGTGGCTGCAGGGTGCCGAATACACACGAGGGAGCTGCAGGCGTGGCATGTTCGGCACCCAAGGTGCCGAACACGCACGAGGATCAAGGCCTCGTCAGAGATAGGATCAAGGCTTCGTCAGGAATCTCTGATGAGATTTTGACCGAAGAAACTGTTCGGCACTATAAGTGCCGAACCCTTTATCTTTAGCTGAGTAAAGATGGCTTGCACGGCCCTGCAGGCCCTGTATGCATGCACGTGCATTGGCTTAGGTGCATGCAGGCGTGACATGCTACAGGAAAATTTCTGAagcatgaaaataaaatatctaaaataattataaatttaaaaaattaaattaattataaatgtaaaaaattaaattaataaaatatattaaaaaattaaaatttatttattgctatcaattaaaaaataataatattaatttttatatatttaaaattatatattttttaactatcatatattttaaataaaaataaaatataaaacaaaacaaaatgaTAAAAGAATTTTTTAACTATGGGGCATAGGAAATTGTTTGGCATAACTACTGCCGAATAAATTTCTGTAGCCTgaaaaaaatatgtataaaataaatatatattcaaaaaaatttacaaaaattaataaaatattataataaattaaaattatcttttaatattaattaaaatatattaatattattattataatttataaatataaattttctaatttattatttaatgaatttatatatttgaaattaaaataatttctaaatttaaatattctacgaaaataaaatttatttgactgttaataataaaatttaaaaatttttaaataaatataaattaagaaataataaaatttaatggttatttaaaaatataatgttttaatttttgaaaatatttaatacgttttattttttattttaaaattattttatattttattttaaaattattttaataaagcgttccaattttaattttaaaattattttgttttttatttttaaaactattttaataaagcgttctattttttattcaagAAGAAAGCTCTTCGGCAGAAGAGCTTACTAGTGCATGCAGGGCCGTACGTGGCCccccaagaaaaaaaaagcagaGAGGCATGCATGTACCAGCACGCATGCATGTACGGCATTATTGCACGCTGGTGCATGCACGTGATTTTACGGTCCGTGACCCTACTTCGGCAGGGTTAGTGCCGAACTCCCCGCCTATAAATTCCCCCTCCGGCGCTCTATACATCATCCCATTTCCAATCACTCTCATTTTTCATTTCCGAtcacttttatttttgatttctcTATAAAATACGCCATCCATTCCAATCACTCTCATTTTTCATTTCTAATCACTTTTATTTTCAATCTCCCTATAAATTACTCCATCcatcactttataatttattttaaatctgcATTATATCTCAATAAATTTCATTCTATAAATTATTTCTTTCCCTCtataaatttcacaaaaattttatttctactCTTATCGATTCGACTACAAAAGAAGAAACGCAGGtaagttataaatattttatattctaaatttttatttttttatatatatatagtaaatggtggtaaaatgaatttttttttttttatcagagaAATGGCGGTTCCTGCATATGCTAATATTCATTGGGATggtaatattataaatagttgtAATGATTACGATTATGAAGGAGGTTTTTCAAAGATTATTCCAATGGGTAAACAGATAAGTTTTAATCAACTTGTTGGTAAAATTGCTCGTGCAATTGGAATATCCGGGAGTAATGAATTTATAGAGACAATTAGTTTTAGAAAGCCTATAATTGTTGATGGATCCTTGAAATTTGAATGTATGGAGATATGGGGTGAAGATGATATATCTAGTATGTTTAATTACTTATATCTAATTGGTGGTATACCTGGTATTGAAATATATGTTAAGATACTTCGTTATGTTGATACTACAAATGACGATGCTGATATTGGTCCATCTGGAACTGCTGTGGAATCAAATGATGAACCATGTGAAGAACAAAATGTTGTTCATGATTATGGTTTATCTGATAGTCTTGCAGGGCCATCAATTAATTTATCTGATACAGTACAGAATGAGAACGAGGATGAGGACGAAGATGATGATGACGATGACGATGATTCATGGATGTCTactgaggatgatgatgatgacaaTGGTCAGGAGGATCGTGGGAGTGAGTCTCGATATTACAACACACAATTTTCTAATCCTATTGTGCCTGTTGTTCATCCCCCCCCATATGCAGAAATAGACTTCGATTTGCTGAGGGTAGATCCTTATGATAGGCCAGAAGGTCGTTCCTTTTGGGATCCTTCTAAAGAGTTTTCAGTTGGGATGATATTTTCTTCGAGAGATGCAGTGGCTGCGGCTGCAAAAGAATATCATCTGAGACATCATCATCAATTTTGTTATCATGAAACAAGAGAGAAGACTTATTCCATAAAGTGTAAAGACAAAGACAGTGGGTGTGCATGGAGGCTTCGAGCATCCAAGAAAGAAGGAGAGGATGTATGGAAGATTACGAGATACAGTGGACCACACACATGTACGAATCCTCAGGTGACAAAAAACCATAGCCAATtggatgaaaattttatttgttcatTTATCTTTGCATTAATTGAACAGCAGCCCGATATAAAAATTGCTGCCCTACAAGCTGAAGTGCGGGATAAATATGGATACGAGCCGTCTTATCAGAAAACATGGAAAGCTAAGCAGAAGGCAATTGCAAGGCTTTATGGGGGTTGGGATGAATCATACAGTCGTTTGCGTAGATTCATGACTGCTCTTCATCACTTTAACCCAGAAACAGTATACATGATTGAAGATAATCCACATTGGATAAATGAACGATTAAATCCAATGTGTCGTGTATTTGACCGTATGTTTTGGGCTTTTAAGCAATCGATTGAGGGATTTAAACATTGCCGACCTGTTATCTCAATCGATGGGACATTCTTATACGGAAAATACACCGGGTGTATACTGTGTGCAACCGCACTTGATGGAAATAATCAACTATTTCCATTAGCTTTTGCCATTGTGGATAAGGAGGACGGGGACAATTGGTCATGGTTTATGGATTGCTTAAGGATCTTTGTAACCAACCGAGAAGATTTGTGTGTAATTTCAGATCGACATGCTGGTATTTTGAAGGCGATGCAGAAAGACTGGTGGCAACCTCCAGCTGGTCATCATCGTTATTGCATAAGGCATTTTTTGAGTAATTATAATAAGACATTCAAAAATGCAGCAATAAAGGAAGCGTTGCGCAAGGCAGGTATGTTTCATGCTTCAATACAAATTatgcataattttaaaaatttaatgtcaCATCTTACTTatgctaattttaattttatgaactTGTCCTTTATATCAGCGAATGAAAAtcagaaaagaaagttttacgAAGCAATGAATAATATTCGGGAGGTGCATCCTGAATCATACGATTGGGCAATGAAGACAAATTTAGAGAAGTGGACAAGATCACACGATGGTGGACAGAGGTATGGCGTGATGACAACAAATATGGTTGAATCTCTGAATGGCATGATGAAAGGATTTAGAGCGTTGCCTATAACGGCAATGgtggaaaaaatatttttccaatGTGTTCATTATTTTGATACGCGGAGGACAACTTTTTTGGAGCAACAAAGTAAGGGCTATGTTTTCACTCAGTCTTGCAGTGAAACTCTGCGTGCTAATGCCATTAAAGCCAATGGACATAGAGTTAGACGGTTCAACAGTCAGACCATGGTTTGTGAAATAATTACAGCAAATGGTAGGCAAAAACAAGTGGTCAAACTCATGGATCAAACATGCACATGTGGTAAATTTCAGGAGATGAGGATACCATGTTCACATGCAATTGCCGCATGCATGTCCCATTCAATTGACTACGAACAGTTTATATCTGAGTATTATAAATTAGATCGTACCATGCAATGTTACGCGTACACATTCCACCCTCTTGGACACCCTGACTATTGGCCTCCAACAGATGGACTTCCTCATGTGCCTGACATTTCTAGGATCAGAAAGAAGGGACGTCCGAGATCTTCTCGAATACGTAATGAGATGGACTGGAGGTCaaacaaaataaatgaaacatCCAGAGTCCATTGCTCAATATGTGGCAGGGTAGGGCACAATAAGAAAACATGTATGGGTGGGGCACCAAGTAGATAGATATTGTaaagaattcaattaaatatataaatatgttcCTTTTGGGttaaaaactgatttatttgcCGATTATAGTTAGCATTAACTACTAGAATAATATGcggaattatttttatatttgtttaattttttagtaaaatcttccatattttatagttaattaaattatagtaaCATTGTGAATACTAGTGgcatatgattttaaataattaaattaaattttgaatagtCTTCCATAATTTGAAACGACTAGTAAATATTGAATGATAGAACAAATTTCTCCTACCAAAATGTACCCAAACTGTCTCATTTAACTCAAAAAAAGCAAAAGCTTTAAGCTTATATTCtaaacttataattttaataaattaaaattaattttttaccatttattataattttatttatacatttaaattaattttatttatatatttaaattaagttaatttataaatttaaattaattttaatcaaagtTTAATTTATAGATCAACACAATGTATTATATCAACACATTTTCAATcaacaaaattttttatatgactaataaataattactagaGTTTGCAACCATTAATTGAaaagcattaaaacatttaacataacataaattattattaagcaTATGATTACAACTCAAACTCATTCTATTATCAGCAGTCATTTCCAACTTCACGCCAAGATCATCTGTTGAGTAAACACCAGAAACCTACAGAAGCAACACAAAATGAAGTAGTAATCACATGGTATAATTGGTAGCATTTAAATCATGCTCAATTATGAGAATATGTTTATTgttcatttcatttttaaatgtaATTCAATTCCCTTTTTCTTCTTATACCAAAAATCCGGCAGAATTTCCCCTGAAATATGGGTTTATTTCCACCTGTGAATAGAAATAGCACACTTCTATAAACTTCAACCTTATTTCATACACCTATTCTTACATCAACACAATCTCAACACAATCTCAACACAATATTTTATACAACACAAAATCAATACAATAATTACATAAATAACACAATCTGAACACATAATTAAATCAATAGAAATAATCTCACGCACCATTTTGACATCTAGAACGAACTCAAAAGCACCTTCCTCTAGTTCCCCAGAAAAACCTATCATGTATAATTATCACCTGCATTTCCCAGAATAAAAGTGAATCGTAACACTCAATCAATATCTTACAATAGGCTCAACTAATAACACAGCAAGAAATTAAACTAATCGTAAtgcaaataatttaactaaaataaattattttatacatattCAACTCACAGTCAGTGATGACCACCAGTACCACAGCCTCGATGTCTCCTCTCATGTGGAGCCCGTAAGCGACCTCGCCATGGTCCTGGTGCCAATAACTGTTCAGGATCAAGTTCTTCCTGTGCCGGTGCGTTTACGTCTAGATCTTGCACGACAGCAGCAGAAGGATCTGAATGTCTAAACTGACCGACACCACTCGGGCCATATCCTAATCCAGCGTTATATCCCGAAAAAATATTTTGTGCACTTCCGCCTGACATATGAAACTGTCTCGAAGACGATGGTGCATGCATAGGCTCGGGCGCAAATGCAGGAAACACTGATCCCATTGGCGTGTACGGGACACCATAAGCACCGGGATTAAACATAGAAGGCACATGAGATGAGATGGGCACGTTAGATGAACTGGGTTGATCTTCGTGGAATGATTGCGACCGATGATACTCCATAGGGGGAGGCACTGGATTCACATCCCTATCACCTTGTTCAGCATGGATGTGACCCCTTCTTCGGCCCCTACCATATCCACCAGCCCTACCCCGACTACCACGTGCCACAGAATCGGGAATAGGCGGGTTATCTGGGTCATCCATGTTGGACGGTGCAGCAGGTGCTCGATGTGGAGCTGGCAGTTGTGTTTGCCGCCTCTCTTCCATCATACAGAATGAAACAGACTGTATGAGGTCACACATAGCTGTCATACTCCCCGTGGTCGGGTTTGTAGCAATAGCGTACATGTGCTCCAGACCATCCTCCTGCACAACATAGAAGAAATTACATATTTTAGAATATGCAGTTATTAATGTTGAAAATGacaaatcaaaatcaattattttttaccCCGGTTCCCATTGCCGCTCCTTTCACTGAAATCCAGCGTCTGGACACCCTACGGTACCACTCCATATACTCTGAATGGAAATGGAGTGGCTCTGTTGCTGGCGGGCCAGTGACTATTCTTGTATCCCGTGTGTTCCAGCGCGCGATCCAATGAGAGTGGACTTCTGCCCAGTTCGTGTCGCTTTTACGCAAATCCACATCGTGTAGTGCAGCAGACTGATGAGGTTCAGCAGGAATATGCTGCTGCATCCCAAACTGTCGCATGACACGATCCGGCTGATGCCACTCCACAATATGGAAGCAGATAAGTGGGACAACAGCCCTCCAAATGTCCCGTCCTTGGCGACAGTATTCGGGCAGCGACTGAATCAGGCCATCACTGTACGGCTCCCAAAGTACCTGCAATGAACATTTAATTGTTATGCAATAATTAATGTAGGTTCAGAATATTAGttcatttattaatattagtaCCTGCTCGGGTAATAATCTATCAAGCTGATATCGCAGCTCCACGAGCACGTGGGTGACTACCTCCGTAACATGTCTGGCATTACTCCACCTGCACAACAATTTATATtagcaaatatttatttaaatatttaatattaaatatgaaataaaatttaacgaTTACATAATATCACATACCTGCTGCCTAGTGGAGCATCATGATGTGGTGCTCTGTCTGACAGTGCCGGCGATACCGCTGTGATCCGGTCCCATGCCCATATCTGAACTATAAATAAGGGACCAGACATTTGCATAACTTCAGGATTTGTCGCCTTACATAACTGTCTATACAACCATGCCAGACATGCCCCACCCCAGCTATAATTACCAGCGTCCTCAAGATCGGCTAACAAAGGTAGAAACATTAAGTTCACCCGCGACGCAGATGTATCACCAAATATGGATCCAATCACTCTCATCATGTATGCTCTTGCAAACCTATGAACAACTTCCTCATCAGCATCATCGGGAAGTTGACTAAATTCCTCAGCAAGCCAACTTAGTTTCAAATAACACCCTCTAATGGCATTATTAGGTGGAACGACACCTAATAACGCCTCACAAACTGAAGGCCAATGGTGGCGTGATCGGCCTGTAACAGCTGCACCATTGACAGGCAACCCGGTTATTAGCCCCACATCCTGAAGGGTTATAGTCATTTCTCCTTCAGGAAACATAAATGTATGCGTCTCTGGTCGCCACCTCTCAACAAGAGCCGTAATTAAGTGCCAATCTAATGCAAAAAAACCTAACCGGATTACACCATAAAAACCCGACTGTCGTAGATAAGGTATTATTTGATCTGGTATTTCACCCAAATGTAAAACTG
This genomic window contains:
- the LOC110606934 gene encoding serine/threonine-protein phosphatase 7 long form homolog; the encoded protein is MQSHAALHAQSWTEETLALKPKSRSSSFSFPLENFYPPSPLRSSLLSLHRRKPSSSANLLLQQIFFSSTSDLFPPDMEERRNRRDRRDYILPGPNDPSLLYGQAEHRSEAIWQQNIESGAIGCRRTGTVLHLGEIPDQIIPYLRQSGFYGVIRLGFFALDWHLITALVERWRPETHTFMFPEGEMTITLQDVGLITGLPVNGAAVTGRSRHHWPSVCEALLGVVPPNNAIRGCYLKLSWLAEEFSQLPDDADEEVVHRFARAYMMRVIGSIFGDTSASRVNLMFLPLLADLEDAGNYSWGGACLAWLYRQLCKATNPEVMQMSGPLFIVQIWAWDRITAVSPALSDRAPHHDAPLGSRWSNARHVTEVVTHVLVELRYQLDRLLPEQVLWEPYSDGLIQSLPEYCRQGRDIWRAVVPLICFHIVEWHQPDRVMRQFGMQQHIPAEPHQSAALHDVDLRKSDTNWAEVHSHWIARWNTRDTRIVTGPPATEPLHFHSEYMEWYRRVSRRWISVKGAAMGTGEDGLEHMYAIATNPTTGSMTAMCDLIQSVSFCMMEERRQTQLPAPHRAPAAPSNMDDPDNPPIPDSVARGSRGRAGGYGRGRRRGHIHAEQGDRDVNPVPPPMEYHRSQSFHEDQPSSSNVPISSHVPSMFNPGAYGVPYTPMGSVFPAFAPEPMHAPSSSRQFHMSGGSAQNIFSGYNAGLGYGPSGVGQFRHSDPSAAVVQDLDVNAPAQEELDPEQLLAPGPWRGRLRAPHERRHRGCGTGGHH